The following proteins are co-located in the Shouchella hunanensis genome:
- a CDS encoding DUF2188 domain-containing protein has product MPWDMKQYPPALKQLKAPIKKKAIEIGNAMLDDGYEEKDAIPIAISQAKSWYEDTPKEDVDQFYKHGQMKPSKNREKQSSPTLNERNQLVKKRDDGWAVQAEGAQKPSHVYKTKKEAVQRAKDIAENKGTDVTFQ; this is encoded by the coding sequence ATGCCTTGGGACATGAAACAATACCCACCTGCTTTAAAACAGTTGAAAGCACCAATAAAGAAAAAAGCGATCGAAATTGGGAATGCCATGCTAGATGACGGTTATGAAGAAAAAGATGCGATTCCAATTGCGATTTCGCAGGCAAAAAGCTGGTACGAGGATACACCTAAGGAGGATGTTGATCAGTTTTACAAACATGGTCAAATGAAACCATCAAAAAACAGGGAAAAACAATCCTCTCCAACGTTAAATGAACGCAATCAGCTTGTTAAAAAAAGAGACGATGGCTGGGCCGTTCAAGCGGAAGGTGCACAAAAACCTAGCCACGTGTATAAGACGAAAAAAGAAGCTGTTCAACGCGCAAAAGACATTGCTGAAAATAAAGGAACTGACGTTACATTTCAATGA
- a CDS encoding antibiotic biosynthesis monooxygenase family protein, with protein MYVVHSTFKAPEDKAEEVIAIYRNRSKKVDSANGFVSFRLLQHHKRPGELTVELQFETKEDYLEWVRSQEFKDIHDLEKKYPDQELANIVPTVRQFEVIINE; from the coding sequence ATGTATGTGGTTCATTCTACTTTCAAAGCACCAGAGGATAAGGCAGAAGAAGTTATAGCTATCTATCGCAATCGTTCTAAAAAAGTTGATTCCGCCAATGGGTTTGTTTCCTTCCGTCTGTTACAGCATCATAAGCGACCGGGTGAGTTAACTGTAGAGCTACAATTTGAAACGAAAGAAGATTATCTTGAATGGGTACGGAGTCAAGAGTTTAAAGATATCCATGATTTGGAGAAGAAATACCCAGATCAAGAGCTAGCGAATATTGTACCAACAGTTCGCCAGTTCGAGGTGATTATCAATGAATGA
- a CDS encoding acyl-CoA dehydrogenase family protein, with translation MDLLKTSSANEREERLLKHIKPFNKIGAQHDRKQTVPIENIQVLRDCGYAALAVEKEFGGLEVPLSEWLRLQELIAREDGPTALSIGWHMGTMYQEAQEKNWPKIHRQHVLKAVVNNGLLLNTAATEKATGSPTRGGVFQTSAKKTSEGWLINGEKTFYTLAEHLDYYLVLATIEEDGSTGVFLIKKGTEGVTINPTWDMVAMGSTGSHDLVLDQVILQEDALLKVQVRKELPQAWLLHIPACYLGIGYAAIQEAATYARKYAPNSIGKPIATIPTVRQRLGEAMLLYQQSQSILYGVSKQWDEASIDERKTMHLSFMMTKHSVVQHAINMVDLSMKVVGAQSLAHASPLSRYYRNVRAGLHNPPMDDQTVEFAAKTVLNE, from the coding sequence GTGGATTTATTAAAAACGTCGTCAGCAAATGAAAGAGAGGAACGATTGCTGAAGCACATAAAACCGTTTAATAAAATAGGGGCACAACATGATCGAAAGCAAACGGTACCTATTGAAAACATACAAGTTTTGCGAGACTGCGGCTATGCTGCTTTAGCAGTGGAGAAGGAATTTGGTGGCTTGGAAGTACCGCTTTCGGAATGGCTTCGCCTACAAGAGCTTATCGCTAGAGAAGATGGTCCGACTGCTTTGAGCATTGGCTGGCATATGGGAACCATGTATCAAGAAGCGCAAGAGAAAAACTGGCCTAAAATCCATCGTCAGCACGTGCTTAAAGCTGTTGTAAACAATGGCCTTTTACTAAATACCGCAGCCACTGAAAAAGCTACAGGAAGTCCAACGAGAGGTGGCGTTTTTCAAACATCAGCTAAAAAAACGTCTGAAGGCTGGCTGATTAACGGAGAAAAAACGTTCTACACTCTTGCCGAACATCTTGATTATTACCTTGTGCTTGCGACAATTGAAGAAGATGGATCAACAGGCGTATTTCTAATAAAAAAAGGCACAGAGGGCGTAACGATCAACCCAACTTGGGATATGGTTGCAATGGGCTCAACAGGAAGTCATGACCTTGTATTGGATCAAGTCATATTACAAGAAGATGCGCTTTTAAAAGTCCAAGTACGAAAGGAACTGCCTCAAGCGTGGCTTTTGCACATTCCCGCATGTTACTTAGGAATTGGTTACGCAGCAATTCAAGAAGCCGCTACGTACGCCCGTAAGTATGCACCGAATAGTATAGGAAAACCGATTGCGACGATTCCGACTGTTCGCCAACGACTAGGCGAAGCGATGCTGCTTTATCAGCAAAGTCAAAGCATTCTCTATGGTGTTTCAAAACAATGGGATGAAGCATCTATAGACGAACGTAAAACAATGCATTTGTCGTTTATGATGACAAAGCATAGTGTTGTCCAACATGCAATTAACATGGTGGATCTTTCAATGAAAGTAGTGGGGGCACAAAGTCTAGCACATGCTTCACCTTTATCAAGGTATTATCGCAATGTTCGTGCTGGCTTACACAATCCACCAATGGACGATCAAACGGTTGAGTTTGCCGCAAAGACAGTATTAAACGAATAA